One stretch of Variovorax sp. 54 DNA includes these proteins:
- the mpl gene encoding UDP-N-acetylmuramate:L-alanyl-gamma-D-glutamyl-meso-diaminopimelate ligase produces the protein MHIHILGICGTFMGGVAALAREAGHRVTGCDAGVYPPMSDQLRALGIDLIEGFGADQLALAPDMFVVGNVVSRARLPDGSPKFPLMEAILDAGKPYTSGPQWLAEHVLQGRHVLAVAGTHGKTTTTSMLAWVLEQGGKAPGFLVGGVPLDFGVSARLGDGPAFVIEADEYDTAFFDKRSKFVHYRPRTAVLNNLEFDHADIFDDLAAIERQFHHLVRTVPGTGRLVVNATEDSLQRVLAQGCWSELARFGDGGPATEWQARGTHDAFDVLHRGEVVGRVEWALSGLHNQMNALAAIAAADHVGVPPADAARALGRFRNVRRRMELRGTVEGTGGAITVYDDFAHHPTAIRTTLDGLRKKLDDAGKQSERILAAFEPRSNTMKLGVMAAQLPWSLESADLSFCHTAGLDWDAAAALAPMGARAQVVGAIEPLVQQVVAAARPGDHIVCMSNGGFGGVHEKLLDALRAAHGS, from the coding sequence GACCTGATCGAAGGCTTCGGCGCCGACCAGCTGGCCCTCGCCCCCGACATGTTCGTGGTCGGCAACGTGGTGTCGCGGGCCCGGCTGCCCGACGGCAGCCCCAAGTTCCCGCTGATGGAAGCCATCCTCGACGCCGGCAAGCCCTACACCAGCGGCCCGCAGTGGCTGGCCGAGCACGTGCTGCAGGGCCGGCATGTGCTGGCCGTGGCCGGCACGCACGGCAAGACGACCACCACCTCGATGCTGGCCTGGGTACTCGAACAGGGCGGCAAGGCGCCCGGCTTCCTGGTCGGCGGCGTGCCACTGGACTTCGGCGTGTCGGCCCGACTGGGCGACGGCCCAGCCTTCGTGATCGAGGCCGACGAGTACGACACGGCCTTCTTCGACAAGCGCAGCAAGTTCGTTCACTACCGGCCGCGCACCGCGGTGCTGAACAACCTGGAGTTCGATCACGCCGACATCTTTGACGATCTGGCCGCCATCGAGCGCCAGTTCCATCACCTCGTGCGCACCGTGCCCGGCACCGGGCGCCTGGTGGTGAACGCCACCGAAGACAGTTTGCAGCGCGTGCTGGCCCAGGGCTGCTGGAGCGAACTCGCCCGCTTCGGCGATGGCGGTCCGGCCACGGAATGGCAGGCGCGCGGCACGCACGACGCCTTCGATGTGCTGCACCGCGGCGAGGTGGTCGGCCGGGTCGAGTGGGCACTCTCGGGCCTGCACAACCAGATGAATGCGCTGGCCGCCATCGCGGCCGCCGACCACGTGGGCGTGCCGCCGGCCGACGCGGCCCGCGCGCTCGGGCGCTTTCGCAACGTGCGCCGTCGCATGGAGCTGCGCGGCACGGTCGAGGGCACCGGCGGCGCGATCACCGTCTACGACGACTTCGCCCACCACCCCACCGCGATCCGCACCACGCTCGACGGCCTGCGCAAGAAACTCGACGATGCCGGCAAGCAAAGTGAGCGCATCCTCGCGGCCTTCGAGCCGCGCAGCAACACGATGAAGCTGGGCGTGATGGCCGCGCAACTGCCATGGAGCCTGGAATCGGCCGACCTGTCGTTCTGTCACACAGCCGGCCTCGACTGGGACGCCGCCGCCGCGCTGGCGCCGATGGGCGCACGCGCCCAGGTCGTCGGCGCCATCGAGCCGCTGGTGCAGCAGGTCGTGGCTGCGGCGCGGCCCGGCGATCACATCGTCTGCATGAGCAACGGCGGCTTCGGCGGCGTGCACGAGAAACTGCTGGACGCCCTGCGCGCCGCCCACGGATCATGA
- a CDS encoding 3-deoxy-7-phosphoheptulonate synthase has translation MSTNTPPAGDSWYASVEKTSKTDDERIKDINVLPPPEHLIRFFPIRGTPIETLITGTRRGIHNIMAGKDDRLLVVMGPCSIHDPAAALEYARRLKAERDKYAGTLEIVMRVYFEKPRTTVGWKGLINDPYLDESYRIDEGLRIARQLLIDINRIGLPAGSEFLDVISPQYIGDLIAWGAIGARTTESQVHRELASGLSAPIGFKNGTDGNIRIATDAIQAAARGHHFLSVHKNGQVAIVQTNGNRDCHVILRGGKTPNYDAASVEAACKDLEAAKLPPTLMVDCSHANSSKQHQKQIDVAKDIADQIAGGSKRVFGVMIESHLQAGAQKFTPGKDQLSGLEYGKSITDACIGWDDSVQVLETLSQAVKQRRG, from the coding sequence ATGAGCACGAACACCCCTCCCGCCGGCGACAGCTGGTATGCGAGCGTCGAAAAAACCAGCAAGACCGACGACGAACGCATCAAGGACATCAACGTGCTCCCCCCTCCTGAACATCTGATCCGCTTCTTCCCGATCCGCGGCACGCCGATCGAAACGCTGATCACCGGCACCCGCCGTGGCATCCACAACATCATGGCCGGCAAGGACGACCGGCTGCTGGTGGTCATGGGCCCGTGCTCGATCCACGACCCGGCCGCAGCCCTCGAGTACGCCCGCCGCCTCAAGGCCGAGCGCGACAAGTACGCCGGCACGCTGGAAATCGTGATGCGCGTGTACTTCGAAAAGCCGCGCACCACGGTCGGTTGGAAGGGGCTCATCAACGACCCGTACCTGGACGAGAGCTACCGCATCGACGAAGGCCTGCGCATCGCGCGCCAGCTCTTGATCGACATCAACCGCATCGGCCTGCCGGCGGGCAGCGAGTTCCTCGACGTGATCTCGCCGCAGTACATCGGCGACCTGATCGCCTGGGGCGCCATCGGCGCGCGCACCACCGAAAGCCAGGTGCACCGCGAGCTGGCCTCGGGCCTTTCGGCGCCCATCGGCTTCAAGAACGGCACCGATGGCAACATCCGCATCGCCACCGACGCCATCCAGGCGGCGGCGCGCGGCCACCACTTCCTGTCGGTGCACAAGAACGGCCAGGTCGCGATCGTGCAGACCAACGGCAACCGCGACTGCCACGTGATCCTGCGCGGCGGCAAGACGCCGAACTACGACGCCGCCAGCGTCGAGGCCGCCTGCAAGGACCTCGAAGCCGCCAAGCTGCCGCCCACGCTGATGGTCGATTGCAGCCACGCCAACAGTTCCAAGCAGCACCAGAAGCAGATCGACGTGGCGAAGGACATTGCCGACCAGATCGCCGGCGGCTCCAAGCGCGTGTTTGGCGTGATGATCGAAAGCCACCTGCAGGCAGGCGCCCAGAAGTTCACGCCGGGCAAGGACCAGCTGTCGGGCCTGGAGTACGGCAAGAGCATCACCGATGCGTGCATCGGCTGGGACGATTCGGTGCAGGTGCTCGAGACCTTGTCTCAAGCCGTCAAGCAGCGCCGCGGCTGA
- a CDS encoding cupin domain-containing protein, translating to MSGMRARELIDTLKLQPHPEGGWYAEVFRSATSVTPADGRAPRSALTSIYFLLEVHQHSRWHRVLSDEVWVHLEGVPLALWTCDAAMRTAPAHVKLGPVDIHGTRPQHVVPAGQWQAARPIQGHAAGDYTLVACMVGPGFDFADFSLVPQGSDEAASMRHHWPDLAPML from the coding sequence ATGAGCGGCATGCGCGCGCGTGAGCTGATCGACACCCTGAAGCTCCAGCCCCACCCCGAGGGCGGCTGGTATGCCGAGGTGTTCCGGTCGGCCACGAGCGTGACGCCCGCCGACGGCCGCGCGCCCCGCAGCGCGCTGACCAGCATCTATTTCCTGCTCGAAGTCCACCAGCATTCGCGCTGGCACCGGGTGCTGTCCGATGAAGTCTGGGTGCACCTGGAAGGCGTGCCCCTGGCGCTGTGGACCTGCGACGCAGCCATGCGAACCGCGCCGGCCCACGTGAAGCTGGGCCCGGTCGATATCCACGGCACGCGGCCGCAGCACGTGGTGCCCGCCGGCCAATGGCAGGCCGCGCGCCCGATCCAGGGCCACGCGGCCGGCGACTACACGCTGGTCGCCTGCATGGTCGGGCCGGGCTTCGACTTCGCGGATTTCTCGCTGGTGCCGCAGGGCAGCGACGAGGCGGCGTCGATGCGGCACCACTGGCCCGACCTGGCCCCCATGCTCTAA
- the tldD gene encoding metalloprotease TldD, with amino-acid sequence MISREPTIERLAIAQQLLLTPFGLDESHLSKALAEITAHRVDDADLYFQYTRSEGWSLEEGIVKTGSFSIDQGVGVRAVSGEKTAFAYSDDISEASLLDAARTVRSISSAGRTARVKTPARKIAASRSLYNGVDPISTLDSTAKVKLLERVEKLARSRDPRVAQVMAGLASEYDVILVARADGTLAADVRPLVRLSVTVIAEQNGRREVGSGGGGGRFGLAYFTDEQIAEYVDHAVKAALTNLDARPAPAGEMTVVLGSGWPGILLHEAIGHGLEGDFNRKGSSAFSGRIGQRVAAKGVTVLDDGTIADRRGSLNVDDEGHASQRNVLIEDGILKGYIQDSMNARLMKVKPTGNGRRESYAHVPMPRMTNTYMLGGDKDPKEIVASIKKGLYATNFGGGQVDITSGKFVFSASEAFWVENGKIQYPVKGATIVGNGPDALTRVTMIGNDMALDSGVGTCGKEGQSVPVGVGQPTLRIDGLTVGGTA; translated from the coding sequence ATGATCTCTCGCGAACCCACCATCGAGCGCTTGGCTATAGCGCAACAGCTCCTGCTCACGCCGTTCGGCCTGGACGAATCGCACCTGAGCAAGGCACTGGCCGAGATCACCGCGCACCGCGTGGACGATGCCGACCTGTACTTCCAGTACACCCGCAGCGAGGGCTGGAGCCTCGAGGAAGGCATCGTCAAGACCGGCAGCTTCAGCATCGACCAGGGCGTCGGCGTGCGTGCCGTGAGCGGCGAGAAAACCGCTTTTGCCTATTCGGACGACATTTCCGAGGCTTCGCTGCTCGACGCGGCCCGCACGGTGCGCTCCATTTCTTCCGCCGGTCGCACGGCCCGCGTGAAGACGCCCGCCCGCAAGATCGCCGCGAGCCGCTCGCTCTACAACGGCGTCGATCCCATTTCGACGCTCGACAGCACCGCCAAGGTCAAGCTGCTCGAACGGGTCGAGAAGCTGGCCCGTTCGCGCGATCCGCGCGTGGCGCAGGTCATGGCCGGCCTGGCGAGCGAGTACGACGTGATCCTGGTGGCGCGCGCCGACGGCACGCTGGCGGCCGATGTGCGTCCGCTGGTGCGGTTGTCGGTCACGGTGATCGCCGAGCAGAACGGGCGCCGCGAGGTCGGCTCGGGCGGCGGCGGCGGGCGTTTCGGCCTGGCTTACTTCACCGACGAACAGATCGCCGAGTACGTCGACCACGCCGTGAAGGCCGCGCTGACCAACCTCGACGCCCGCCCGGCCCCGGCCGGCGAGATGACCGTGGTGCTCGGCTCGGGCTGGCCCGGCATCCTGCTGCACGAGGCCATCGGCCACGGTCTGGAGGGTGACTTCAACCGCAAGGGCTCGAGCGCGTTCTCGGGCCGCATCGGCCAGCGCGTGGCGGCCAAGGGCGTCACGGTGCTCGACGATGGCACCATTGCCGACCGCCGCGGCTCGCTCAACGTGGACGACGAAGGCCACGCCAGCCAGCGCAACGTGCTCATCGAGGACGGCATTCTCAAGGGCTACATCCAGGATTCGATGAACGCGCGCCTCATGAAGGTCAAGCCCACGGGCAACGGCCGCCGCGAGAGCTACGCCCACGTGCCGATGCCGCGCATGACCAACACCTACATGCTCGGCGGCGACAAGGACCCGAAGGAAATCGTGGCCAGCATCAAGAAGGGCCTGTACGCCACCAACTTCGGCGGCGGGCAGGTCGACATCACGAGCGGCAAGTTCGTGTTCTCGGCCAGCGAGGCCTTCTGGGTCGAGAACGGCAAGATCCAGTACCCGGTGAAGGGCGCAACCATCGTGGGCAACGGCCCCGACGCGCTCACCCGCGTGACCATGATCGGCAACGACATGGCGCTCGATTCGGGCGTCGGCACCTGCGGCAAGGAAGGCCAGAGCGTGCCCGTCGGCGTCGGCCAGCCGACCCTTCGCATCGATGGCCTGACGGTAGGTGGAACGGCTTAG